Genomic window (Rathayibacter sp. VKM Ac-2760):
GACCCGGTCGTGCTCCAGGCCGCGTCGCTCCGAGGCCGCGATGATCAGGTCGCGCTCCAGCCGGGCGGAGTCGCTCTCGAGCTGGCCGAGCGGACCGGAGACGTCGGCGCCGCGGCCCGCCTTCTCGGCGAGGGCGTCGAGCCGGGAGCGCAGCACGGCGACGCGCTGCGCGGCGGCCTGGTCGACGGTCCCGCGCGCATCGCGGGTGAGGTCGCGGCAGCGCTCGATCTCGGCGCGCACCCCGACGATCCGGCCCGCGACGTCGGTGCCGCTCGGGTCGAGCTCGAGGCGCGACTTCAGCTGGCCGATCACGGCGTCGCAGAGCCGGACGGCCTCGACCAGCGAGACGGCGGCGCTGCCGCCCGAGCCGGAGGAGTCGAGCCGCCCCCAGATCAGCTGCGACATCCGCTCGCGCGCGACGGCGTCCACCCGGCCGGAGTCCCAGACGGCCTCGAGCTCCGCGAGGCGCCGGGTGACCGACTCGCGCAGCGACTGCGCGAGCACGACGTCGGCGGTGTAGCTGTCGGCCTGCGGCGAGGCGAGTGCGGCGGCGTCGAGCCGCGAGAGCTCGCGCGTGGTGCGGTCGAGCCAGCGGGTGAGCCGGGCCAGGTAGTCGAAGAGCGCCGCCTGCGGGATCGCCTCACCCAGTCGTCCTGGAGCGACAGGAGTCCCCTCGGACACCCCCGGGGTCGCGGCGACCATCAGCGCCCGTACACGGCGGCGGGCGGCGAGGCCGCGCCGAGCTCGCCGAGCCAGCGGTCGTAGATGCTCTGCCAGCGGCCGTCGGCGCGGATGCTCTCGAGTGCGGCGTTGACGAAGCGCACGTAGTCGGTGTCGCCGGCGGGCATGCCGAGGCCGTACGGCTCCTCGCTGAGTGGGTCGCCGATGACCTTGGCGTACGGGTCCTGCGCGACGAAGCCCGCCAGGATCGTGTCGTCGCCCGCGATCGCGTCGACCGAGCCCTCCTGGAACTGGGCGAGGCACTGGGTGTGCGTGTCGGCGGCGACGGCGGTGACCTCGGGGTAGTCGCTCTCGAGCCGGCTGAGCGTGGTGGTGCTCCGCGGCGCGCAGACCCGCTGCCCGGCCAGCTTGTCGATGCCGTCGGCCTCGTTGCTCTCGGAGACGAGCACCTTGAGCCCCGCGCCGTAGTACTCCGAGGAGAAGGCGATGCTGCTCCAGCGGTCGCAGGTCATCGTCAGCGTCCGGGCGACGAGGTCGACCTGCGGCGCGGAGGCGTCGCCGCTGAGGGCGGGCAGCCGCTGGGCCGAGGTGATCACGACGAATTCGATCGCCTCCGGATCGCCGAGGATCGCCCGGGCGATCTCGCGGGCGATGTCGATGTCGAAGCCCTCGATCGCGCCGGTCAGCGGGTTCCGCGCGCTCATCAGCAGGGTGTCGGCCGAGACGCCGACGCGGAGCCGGCCCGCCTCGCGGATCTGCGCGAGCCGCGTGCTGTCGGTGACGCCGGTCGGCGCGTAGGAGGTCACCGCGGACGGCGAGCACTCGGTCGCGGCGGGAGCGGCGCTCGAGGTCGCGGTCGGCGTCGGCGTCGCGGTGGTCGCCTCGGTGATCGTGCCGAGGTCGTCGGCGCCGGTCGAGCAGCCGGCGACGGCGAGCACGGTCGTGATCAGCAGCGCCAGGACGCCGGTGCGCAGGCGGTTCATCGGTACTCCTCCAGTCGCTGCGAGACGCCGCGCCAGGCGAGCAGGGCGCCCGCCGAGCCGGCGGCCAGCAGGATCCACGAGGCGATCGACGAGATCGCGCTCCCGTCGTCGAGCTCGGTGCGCGTCGTCTCCGCGTCGTCGAGGATCGCCGCCCTCGCGTCGTCGGCGAAGGCGTCGAACGCGGCGTTGGCGGACCCCTCCTCGGTGGCGGTGGCCAGCTCGACCGCGTCGTCCCAGCTGCCGCCGTCATCGGCGGCGCGGATCGCGGTGTGCAGCTCGAGCCACGCGTTCAGCTCCGTCACGAGCGCCCCGTCGACGATGCCGGCGTCGACCGCGTCCTGCAGCCGGCCGCGCGCGTCCTCCGCCGCCGCCTGGAACTCCGTCTCCAGTGCCGCGCCCGAGCCGCGCTTGATCAGCGTGAAGCTCTCCAGCGACTTCGCGTCGCTCGCGGCGGTGAGCGCCTGCGAGACGGCGAGGGTCGCCTGGTAGGAGTCGGCGCGCACGGTCGCCGCGCGCGAGCCGGTCGACGCGAGGACGACCGCCCCGCCGATCCCGAGCACGAGCAGCACCGCGGTCGCGGTGACGAGCGGCCGATTGAGGTAGCGGTGGGTGCGGCGCGCCAGCCAGACCTGCGCCGCGATCAGCAGGAGCAGCATCGCGAGCGAGCCGATCAGCAGCAGCACGCTGAAGCGCACGGTGTCGTAGGCGGCGGCGACGCGGTCCGCTCCGCGGGTGACGAGCCCGTTGAGATCGGTGAGGATCCCCTTCTCGGAATCGGTCAGCTGCGCCGAGGCCTGGTCGAGGTACGCGGAGCCGACCGGGAAGCCCTGCCGGTTGTTGGCGCGGGCCTGCTCGATCAGGCCGCTGTAGGTGGTCAGCTTGGTGGCGACCGTGGCGAGGGTCGCCGCGTCGTCGGGCTGGGTCGACGCCAGCTCGGCGAGCCGCGAGGACGCGCCGGCGAGGTTGTCGACGTACTTCTGCCGCTGATCCGCCGGCTCGAGTCCGCCGACGAGGAAGGTGTTCGCGGCGATCGCGTTGGCGTCGACGAGGAGGTTCCGCACCTCCTGCACGCCGACGAGCTGCGCCGACTGCTCGCGCGCCTCGGCCGCGGCCCGCGCCTGCAGTGCTCCGGCCTGCTGGGCGAAGACGCCGAACAGCACGGCGGCGAGCGCCGTCAGCACGAGCAGCAGGCGGAGGGTGCGCGGAGTGGTCGACGTCGCCCGGGCGAGCAGCGTCGGGCGACGGGGAGCGGCCGCGGGCGCGGGCGGGGCCGACGGCGCGGCGGTGGCGATGCTCATGCGGTCTCCTCGGTCGGTGCGTCGGGCTCCGGGATCACGGCCTCCACCACGTCCTCCGCCTCCAGCGTCCGCAGCTCGTCGAGCGTCGGCTCCTCCGTGTCGCGCAGGCGCCAGGCGTGCCGGGCGACGGCCGCGTCGAGCACGTTGCGCACCCAGCGGCCGTTGCCGAACGCCTCGGTGCGCTCCTGCGCGGCGGCGAGGTCGGCGAAGACGGCGACCGCCTCCTCCGTCGGGCTGAAGTCGGCGGAGTCGGCGAGGCGCGCGAAGATCGCGGCCAGCTCCTCGTCGCTGTAGTCGGCGAAGTCGATCGTGGTGGAGAACCGGCTCGCGAGCCCGGGGTTGGTGTCGAGGAAGCCCTGCATCGGGCCGGAGTAGCCCGCCACGATCACGACCAGGTCGCCGCGGTGGTCCTCCATGTCCTTGACCAGGGTGGTCACCGCCTCCGCCCCGTACTGGTCGAGCGCGAGCGCGTAGGCCTCGTCGATGAAGAGCACACCGCCGCGGGCCGAGCCGATCACCTCGGCCGTCTTCATCGAGGTCTGACCGAGGTAGCCGGCCACCAGCTCGGAGCGGTCGACCTCGACGAGCACGCCCTTCGAGAGGATGCCGAGCGAGCGGTAGATCCGCGAGACCAGGCGGGCGACCGTGGTCTTGCCGGTGCCCGGGTTGCCGGTGAACACGAGGTGCCGGGTGAGCGTCGGCGTGGTCAGCCCCGCGGCCTGGCGCAGCGTGTCGATCCGGAGCAGCTGGGTCTGCCGCTTGATCTCGCTCTTCACCCGGTCGAGCCCGATCAGCGCGTCGAGCTCCGCGAGCAGGTCCTCGATCGCCTCGGGCGGCTCGAGTGGATCCGGTTCGGGTTCCGGCGAGGCGGGTGGCGCGGCAGCGATCGCCCCCGGCTCGTCCTGCGGCCCGTCGTGCTCGGTCCGCCGCAGCCGAGCGAGGATCTCGTCGACCCCGGGAACGCCGGCGGGAAGATCGCGCGGGGCTGCGGGCGCCGAAGGCGAAGGCGCCTGCCCAGCCCCCGCCTGCACAGCCCCCAGCTGCGCCGCCGCCGTCGCCGACGCCGCCGCGATCCCGCCGATCCCCGGCTCCCCCAGCGAACTCGCCGCGGACACGACCTCGGTCAGCGCCCGCGCGTACGCCCCGGCCTGCTCCGAGCGCGCCGCGACCAGCCCGGCGAGGAGCTCGGTCGGCGAGCTGCGCCAGCGCCGCGCACTCGATGCCGCGGTGAAGAACGCCTCGAGCCCGCCGGTGCTCCCGGTCTCCACGAGCCAGTCCTGCCCGGCCCCGGTGATCGACTCCGCGACGGCCGCCGCGAGCCGGGCACCCTCGACCCGCACGGCGGCTCCGTCGAGCCCGGCCGAGGATCCGACGAGGACGAGCGCGTCGAGCGACGCCGACAGCCCGCTCACGAGGCGCTCGGCGGGGTCAGCGAGCCGGGAGTCGTGGGCGCGGTGGGCGTGGTCGGAGCGGCCGGCGCGTCCAGCCCGCTCGACAGCGACGACTCCGTGAACTTCTCGGCGAGGAACTGCCCGTGCGCGATCAGCGCCGAGGCGTCCTGCCGCGAGACGGCGTCGGAGATCCGGTCGAGGGTGCCCCCGAGCAGGTCGAGCTGGTCGCAGAGGATCATCAGCGAGGTCTTCCCCTTGTAGACGGCGCGGCGGTCGGCGAAGTCGCGGGGCAGGCGCAGGTAGCCCTCGACCGCCTCGGGCAGGTAGCTGGTCGCGGTGGCCACGACGGTGTGGCCCTGCCGGCTCATCCCGCCGAGCCGGTCCAGGCGCGGCACCATCTCGCGCACCGTCTCGTCGACCCGGCGGATGCGGGCCGCGACGATCGCCGGGACCTTGCCCGCGGTCTCCGCGGCGACCCGGTCGAGCGCCGCGAGGATGTCGTCGCTGGACGGCACGCGCGGGAGTGCGGGCGCGGTCTCCTCCGGCACCGGGTCGGTGCCGCCGAACAGGCGGGAGAGCCAGCCCATCGGCTAGCGGCCGAGATCGAGCGAGGAGGCCGCGTCGATGTCGGAGTTGCTGCGCCGGGCGCGCTCGACGTACTCGCCGGCCTTCGCGGTCTCGACCTGGAGCACGCCGACGGTCTGCGCCATGCTGTCGAGCGCCTTGATCTTGAAGTCCGAGATCGAGTCCATGGTCTGGTAGATGTTCGCGAACGCGGCCTGCAGCTGCGGGAGCCCGACCGTCGCCGACGCCGCCTGCGACTGGATGCTCGCGGACTGCTCGGCGAGCATCCGCGAGGTGGCCTCGATCATGTTCGAGGTCGTCGTGTTGAGCGCGGTGATCTGGTCGAGCACGAGCCGCTGGTTGGCGAGCGCCTGGGCGACGATGACCGCGGTGCGCAGCGCCGACACGGTCGTGGTGGTCGCGCGGTCGACGCCCTTGATCAGCTCGACGTTGTTCTTGATCACGACGTCGATCGCGAGGTAGCCCTGGATCGAGACGGCCAGCTGGGTCAGCAGGTCCTGGTGCTTCTGCCGCGCGTAGAAGAGGACGTCCTCGCGCAGCGCCCGGGCGCGGTCCGGGTCGGTCGCGTCGAGCTCGGCGATCTTCGCCGACAGCTTCACGTCGAGCCGCTCGGCGACGTAGATGTACTCGTTGAGGCGCGTCATCGTGTCCCAGAGGTTCTGCTTCTCCAGGTTGAGCGCGGCGTTGTCCTTCCGCAGCTCGTCCTGACCGTCGTAGAGCGCCTGGATGATGGCGTTGAGGTGCGACTGCGCGCTCTCGTAGCGGCGGAAGTAGTCGGTGATCTTGTTGCCGAAGGGGATGAAGCCGAGGATCTTCTTCTGGATGTTGTCCTCGGAGGGGTCGAGGTCCTCGACCGTGCGGCGCAGCTCCAGCAGCGTCTTGCCGATGGTCGAGCCCTCGGAGAGCCCGCCCTCCTGCAGCGCCCGCACGGGCGTCTTCAGCAGGCGGTTCGAGGAGTCGGCGGCCGATCGGATGTCGGCGTCGCCCATCGTGCGGATGTCGTTCGCCTTCGCGGCGAACTCGGGGCTGCGCGCCTCCGTGCTCATCAGCGAGTCCAGGTAGCCGTCGACCTTCGCCTCGAGCCCGGGCAGCGCCTGCTCGGGCACCTTCGGCGCGATCGACGGCGCCGAGGTCGTCGCGACGGCGGCGACGGGCTCCGGCGGCGTGAGCGAGAGGGCGTTCTGGGGCGGCTGCAGGGCCTCGGTCATCGGGGATCCTCACCGTAACGGGCGCGCACCGTGACCGGCGCTCGGCGCCGACTGGACGAACGTGCCGCAAGCATATCGCCGGGGAGTGAGCGCTCCCTCAGACTCCCGCGGGCCGGCGCCGCAGGGTCGCGACCGCGACGCCGCCGAGCGCGATCGCTCCGCCGATCAGCGCCGCCGCGGGCGGGGTCTCGCTCAGCAGGAGCCAGGACAGCAGCACCACGACCGCCGGGACCGCGTAGGTGGTCGCGGCGGTGCGGCCGGCGCTGGTGCGCGAGAGCACGTAGCCCCAGGTGGTGAAGGCGACGGCGGTCGGGAAGACCCCGAGGT
Coding sequences:
- a CDS encoding glutamate ABC transporter substrate-binding protein, producing the protein MNRLRTGVLALLITTVLAVAGCSTGADDLGTITEATTATPTPTATSSAAPAATECSPSAVTSYAPTGVTDSTRLAQIREAGRLRVGVSADTLLMSARNPLTGAIEGFDIDIAREIARAILGDPEAIEFVVITSAQRLPALSGDASAPQVDLVARTLTMTCDRWSSIAFSSEYYGAGLKVLVSESNEADGIDKLAGQRVCAPRSTTTLSRLESDYPEVTAVAADTHTQCLAQFQEGSVDAIAGDDTILAGFVAQDPYAKVIGDPLSEEPYGLGMPAGDTDYVRFVNAALESIRADGRWQSIYDRWLGELGAASPPAAVYGR
- a CDS encoding AAA family ATPase — encoded protein: MSGLSASLDALVLVGSSAGLDGAAVRVEGARLAAAVAESITGAGQDWLVETGSTGGLEAFFTAASSARRWRSSPTELLAGLVAARSEQAGAYARALTEVVSAASSLGEPGIGGIAAASATAAAQLGAVQAGAGQAPSPSAPAAPRDLPAGVPGVDEILARLRRTEHDGPQDEPGAIAAAPPASPEPEPDPLEPPEAIEDLLAELDALIGLDRVKSEIKRQTQLLRIDTLRQAAGLTTPTLTRHLVFTGNPGTGKTTVARLVSRIYRSLGILSKGVLVEVDRSELVAGYLGQTSMKTAEVIGSARGGVLFIDEAYALALDQYGAEAVTTLVKDMEDHRGDLVVIVAGYSGPMQGFLDTNPGLASRFSTTIDFADYSDEELAAIFARLADSADFSPTEEAVAVFADLAAAQERTEAFGNGRWVRNVLDAAVARHAWRLRDTEEPTLDELRTLEAEDVVEAVIPEPDAPTEETA
- a CDS encoding toxic anion resistance protein, encoding MTEALQPPQNALSLTPPEPVAAVATTSAPSIAPKVPEQALPGLEAKVDGYLDSLMSTEARSPEFAAKANDIRTMGDADIRSAADSSNRLLKTPVRALQEGGLSEGSTIGKTLLELRRTVEDLDPSEDNIQKKILGFIPFGNKITDYFRRYESAQSHLNAIIQALYDGQDELRKDNAALNLEKQNLWDTMTRLNEYIYVAERLDVKLSAKIAELDATDPDRARALREDVLFYARQKHQDLLTQLAVSIQGYLAIDVVIKNNVELIKGVDRATTTTVSALRTAVIVAQALANQRLVLDQITALNTTTSNMIEATSRMLAEQSASIQSQAASATVGLPQLQAAFANIYQTMDSISDFKIKALDSMAQTVGVLQVETAKAGEYVERARRSNSDIDAASSLDLGR